From Anaerococcus urinomassiliensis:
TGGAAGACTACTTTACAAAGAAAGATTTACTTGGCAAAAATATTATAGTTACTGCAGGACCAACCATAGAGCCTATAGATTTTGTAAGATATATTACCAATCATTCGTCAGGAAAAATGGGCTACAATATAGCAAACGAGGCTAAAAAAAGAGGAGCTAATGTAACACTTATATCTGGACCTGTTAAACCTTTTGATATAAGTGGCGTTAATCGTATCGAAATAAAAACTAATGATCAGTTAAAAGAAGCTATAGAAAAAAAATTCGATGATGCAGATGCGCTAATAATGGCTGCAGCGCCTGTAGATTATAGGGCAAGTGAAGTTAGTGATAAAAAGATCAAAAAATCAGGATCCAATTTAGATATAGAATTTATCGAAAATACTGATATTCTTAAACATTTTGGATTAGTGAAAACAAATCAAACAATTATTGGATTTGCCGCTGAAACTGATGATTTGATCGATAATGCAAATAAAAAACTAATTTCCAAAAATGCTGATTATATTATCGCTAATGATTTGAAAAAAGAAGGTGCAGGTTTTAACACCGATACCAATATCGCAAGTATTATTTCAAAAGAAAATGTCATAAATCTTGATATAATGACAAAGGTTGAATTAGCAAATAAAATATTAGATTTAGTAAGGTGAGATTATTTACGCTAAAGTTATAATCGATAGTAAGAGTAGATTTTTAAATAGACCCTTTACCTATCGTATTCCAGAAAAATTTAATAAAAAAATTGACATAGCAATGAGAGTTTTAGTTCCCTTTGGTAAGGGAAATAAAACTAGCGTTGCTTTTGTTTATGAAATTTTAGAAGATGTAAATCTAGATTTTGAGACTAAAGATATATTAGAAATTATTGACCAAAAACCTCTTATATCAAAAGAGCTTATTGATTTGGCTTTCTTTATGTCCCAAAAATATATGTCACCCATACAAGCTTCTTTAAGTCAGGTGATGCCACCAACTGAAATAAAGAATATTATGACCTTTTATCAATCAAATGGTGAGGATATTGGTGAATTTACAGAATTTTTAAAAAAACCAAGAACTATGGAAGATATAATAGAGGAATTTGGAGATGCAAAAGATGATATTATATCTTTACTTGATGATGAGAAGATTCTAGTTTCTTATGATATTAAAAAAACTCAAAAGATATCATATGATCAGTATGCTAAGCTAGTAGACAATTCAAATGCAAAAGTCAGTGGTAATGCAATTAAGCAAAAAGAAATAGTAAAATATTTGAAAGAAAATGGACCATCCAGCGTTAAAGAAATATTAATGCAAACTAAGTCTAGTAAATCTAGTATAAATTCATTAGTAGAAAAAAATATTGTCGAATATTATTATATAGAGTCAAAAAAAGAACTTACTAAAAATTATAAAAAATATGATAAATTCAATCTAAATGAAGAACAAGAAAGAGCTTATAACGATATAATTGCTAACCCATCGTCTGACTTTTTGTTGTATGGGGTTACAGGATCTGGTAAGACAGAAATTTTTCTACAAGTTGTAGAGAAAGTGATAAAAGATGGAAAGGAAGCTATTATTTTGGTTCCAGAAATATCGCTTACTCCCCAAACTATTGAAAGATTTAAAGGTAGATTTGATGAAAAAATTGCGATTATACACTCTAGATTAACCCCTAAGGAAAGATTTAACCAATGGAGAATGATTAATAATGGAGAGGTTAAAATAGCAATTGGGGCAAGATCTGCAATATTTGCGCCTTTTAAAAATCTAGGTGTAATAATAATCGATGAAGAACATGATCAATCCTACATATCATCTAAAGACCCCAAATATCACACAGATGAGATAGCAAGGTTTAGGTCTTCATACAATAACTGTAATCTTATATTAGCAACGGCAACACCGTCCATAAAAACAATGAATAAGGTGAGCGAAGGCACATACAAGCTTATACACCTAAAAAACAGAGTTAACAAGAAGCCACCGACAATAGAAATAGTAGATTTAAAAGAAGAATTAAAAAAGTCAAATTACTCAATTATTAGCATGAGGCTTAGAGAAGAGATTGAGAAAAACTTAAAAAACAGAGAACAAACCATCTTATTCTTAAATAAAATAGGACACGATTCTTTTACGTTTTGTAGATCATGTGGTTATGTTGTAAAATGTGAAGCCTGTGATGTGGCTATGACTTATCATAAAAGGGTTGATAAGTTAGTTTGTCACTATTGCGGACGAACTGCAAATCAACCTAAGGTTTGTCCTGTGTGTCATTCCAAAAAGATTAAAGAATTTGGTGCAGGAACAGAAAAGCTAGAGGAGGAAGTAAGAGAGTTATTTCCACAAGCAAGAGTTCTTAGGATGGATAGTATGGTTGCAAATCAGAAGAATTCTTATGATAAGATGTATACAGCTATGAAAAATAATCAGATTGATATACTGCTTGGAACTCAGATGATAGCAAAAGGGTTGGACTTTAAAAATGTTACGTTAGTTGGCATAATATCTGCAGACTTGTCTTTAAATGTTGGGGATTTTAAGGCTCAAGAAAATACCTTTCAACTATTAACTCAGGTTGCTGGAAGGGCAGGTAGAGACAAAAAGGACGGAAGAGTCATAATTCAAACATACAGGCCAGATAACTTTGTAATACAAGCAGTAAGAAATAATGATTATGAAAGTTTTTATAAAAATGAGATTATTGAAAGAGAAGCTTTTTCATATCCACCTTTCAAAAATATAATTACCGTAAAAATAATAAACATTTCTAGAACTATGTGTGCTAATATTTCTAAAGAATTTGTTGAATGCTTAAAAAAGAAATTATTTTCTAAGGAATCTATTGAAGTAATAGGACCTAACCCTTGTAAAATT
This genomic window contains:
- the coaBC gene encoding bifunctional phosphopantothenoylcysteine decarboxylase/phosphopantothenate--cysteine ligase CoaBC; translated protein: MIKGKNILLGVTGGIACYKDLELCSRLIKKGANIKVIMTPSATEFVRPLAFETMARSEVYSDMWEGHHDIVHHIDLPKWADLMLIAPASASTIGKMANGISDNFLTAAYLACAKDVIIAPSMNTQMLHNPATQKNIDTLKSYGVKIIAPESGILACDTIGDGRMEEPEQIVEYLEDYFTKKDLLGKNIIVTAGPTIEPIDFVRYITNHSSGKMGYNIANEAKKRGANVTLISGPVKPFDISGVNRIEIKTNDQLKEAIEKKFDDADALIMAAAPVDYRASEVSDKKIKKSGSNLDIEFIENTDILKHFGLVKTNQTIIGFAAETDDLIDNANKKLISKNADYIIANDLKKEGAGFNTDTNIASIISKENVINLDIMTKVELANKILDLVR
- the priA gene encoding primosomal protein N'; this encodes MIDSKSRFLNRPFTYRIPEKFNKKIDIAMRVLVPFGKGNKTSVAFVYEILEDVNLDFETKDILEIIDQKPLISKELIDLAFFMSQKYMSPIQASLSQVMPPTEIKNIMTFYQSNGEDIGEFTEFLKKPRTMEDIIEEFGDAKDDIISLLDDEKILVSYDIKKTQKISYDQYAKLVDNSNAKVSGNAIKQKEIVKYLKENGPSSVKEILMQTKSSKSSINSLVEKNIVEYYYIESKKELTKNYKKYDKFNLNEEQERAYNDIIANPSSDFLLYGVTGSGKTEIFLQVVEKVIKDGKEAIILVPEISLTPQTIERFKGRFDEKIAIIHSRLTPKERFNQWRMINNGEVKIAIGARSAIFAPFKNLGVIIIDEEHDQSYISSKDPKYHTDEIARFRSSYNNCNLILATATPSIKTMNKVSEGTYKLIHLKNRVNKKPPTIEIVDLKEELKKSNYSIISMRLREEIEKNLKNREQTILFLNKIGHDSFTFCRSCGYVVKCEACDVAMTYHKRVDKLVCHYCGRTANQPKVCPVCHSKKIKEFGAGTEKLEEEVRELFPQARVLRMDSMVANQKNSYDKMYTAMKNNQIDILLGTQMIAKGLDFKNVTLVGIISADLSLNVGDFKAQENTFQLLTQVAGRAGRDKKDGRVIIQTYRPDNFVIQAVRNNDYESFYKNEIIEREAFSYPPFKNIITVKIINISRTMCANISKEFVECLKKKLFSKESIEVIGPNPCKISRINNKHRYNIIIKAFDGDLKITIDTINQLRNTFIKKYKDTSFIPALNPSIIN